CAGATGCAAATAGTGAATATACTTCAAAACAACgtagaatattattacaaaaaatatttgtacaagtACATATCTCTCATATACCcctgatttttttaatttttatttaagcaattaaacgaatattaatttacagttATTGGTGAGATTATGTAGCCATCCATATCCAGCAGAAGAACTTGCACGCAAAGATGATCTAACTTTATTATTCTCAGCAATAACTAGTTGGTGCCCTCACTATAATGTGATGTGGCGTAAAAGCGCGGCAGAAGTATTAATGACTTTATCTCGACATGGACTTACCCAAAATGTAGTAAGCTACATTCATAGTAAGTATAAGTTTAAGTTTAATCTATTTAATCATGAACTAAatatgtttttcaaatttgctaaataatatgaaatactgTCACTTTTAATTGTAGATAAAGGATGTATAGCACTATGTGTTGATAATATGCAACGTGTACCTGAGCTGGCACCATTGGAAGTGGTAGAAATGTTTGTTACagtattttgtttcttaaaagACTCTAGTGAGGTATCGCAAACACTTCTAGACGATTTTCGTGCTTGTCAaggatatatctttttatcagaatttttgttaaagtaagaattttctaactgtaataatattagttatataaattaatcttattaatatagcatttaatatcataacgatattaatatttacaataccattattaatttatgatctGTAGACATGCTCCATCAAGATTAGAACAAGATAGTAGAGCAGAGGCACAAGATGCCATTCGGAATTTAGTGCTTATGTTGGCTTCTCTAACAATGTGTGGCCATACAGAATTAAAGCCAAGTCAAGCTAGTATGGGATCTTTGTTCCAAATGCTTGGTTTTACTTTACCTCAACCGAGTAATAGaggtataaatatttcaatatatgattttaaattttcctagTGTTATTTAATAAAGCATAATAAAGTAAGTATATCATCTAGAGTTAAAAATAAGTTATCTTTTACAGGAGGAAGTGTCAGAAATATTCAAGCATTCCAAGTATTACAGTCTGTATTTGTAAAGTCCAATTCACCACTCTTATGTTGTACAATCCTTGATGCAATATCTAGTGTATATCATAGTGACAATgccaattattttatacttgaaGGGCAAAACACATTATCCCAATTTGCAGAAAAAATTCACCTAAAAAATCGAGAAATACAAGAGAAGCTTTTTCAACTACTAGAATTTATAGTATTTCAACTTAATTTTGTGCCTTGTAAGGAACTTATATCTCTATCTATACTACTcaaaacaaataattcaaCCAGTTGCAGTATATTATGCATGGAAACACTCCTTAATATACTCAGGTAATAAGCAGTGTTTTCTAATTATACAACTTATTCTACTATACATACTTTATATTAATCCCGGAAAACGTATCTTTTCagacataataatatatttaaagatgTATACAGAGAAGTGGGTATGTTAGAAGTCTTTGTTACATGTCTTCATCGTTATGCAACCCTACTCAAAGATAAACAAGCTGCACAAGATCAAGGATtaggtattaatattttcataccttttttcattttcaaataacatgttttatttaatatatatatatatataaatcaaataaacaaAGACTGTTGTTTTTTAGAATATCAAATCTGCCAAGAAGATGAGCGATTGGGTGCCTTAGTAATGGAAGCCTTGACGACATTATTAGCAAGCAATGTTCAGAATGCTAATGTGTTTAGGGAATGCGGTGGGGCACGTTGTGCTCATAATCTCGTGCCCTATATGGATTGTCGATATCAGGCACTTGGTATTGTTAGAGAATTAATACTTAGTGCAGGAGGAGACGATGACATGGCTACATTACTGGGTGTTATGCATTCAGCACCTTCTAATGCCTTAGTCTTAAAAACACATATATTAAAAGTTGGTGTAATTGATATCACTATTAAtccttaaattttttaacattactATAAagtattctaattttttagtcTCTATTGGCTTGTTTACGAGAATCTCATCGAACTAGGACTGTTTTTCGAAAAGTGGGAGGTTTTGTGTATGTTATGTCCGTCTTAGTATCTTTAGAAGGTCAACTAGGTATACAAAGATCAGAGAGTACAGAACCTTGTAACGACATAATAAAAAGAACGCCACAGGAAGAAGCACAGTTACTGACTCTTTTACACGTTGTATTTCACACTATAAGTACAGCTATGAGATTTGAACCAGCAAATGCTAAATTTTTCCACCATGAagtaagtatttatttattaatatttacagagtaaaaaagagagaacgattgtaaataacataattatgcaataataaatgtttatacaaatatttatataatattcgatttACAGATATGCCAATCAAGTTTGTGTGACACTTTGCGACTTCTTGGATGTTTCTCAACACGGACGAAGCTTACTGAAATAGATATAATACCAACTACGAATTATCATAATATGTTATCAGCACTATTTACTGGGAGCGTATTAGAACCGGTGTTCTCAGATGTTATACCAAAGACATTATCATATGCATGCTTATTACTACGACTTCTGTATGATGTAGCACTTGACTCTTTTGATAAGCCAAATTTGGCAGGTCTAGGAATGAGATCGccaaatcataaacaaaatagCGTTGAGGTGgttcttaaatttaatttatagtacataataatgtatgttattaaattactaaactaaatattatattatttttagcaaCAAAGATCTTTCGATTCACCGGGAAGCGGAAAGAAAAGTggtataaattctttaaatctGAGTCCACCTACTCCTGAACCAATTGTAGTTCATCCTGGcatagttgttggaatgttatATTTACTTCCATCAATCTCAGAACCATCCAATCCACAAATGGCTTTAGCTTTACAATTGTATGTCgcagaaattattaaaagtttagTGCGATCCGAAAGAAACCAACAAATAATGTGTGATGCTGGAATGGCGGGTGAATTGTTATCTATAGGTAGAATAGCTTTGCAAGATGAAACACATCCTTTACATCAAccattacaatatattatagaaagaCTTGCAGCACAATCCTTAGAGCCACGTGATTTAAGGTAAGATGCAAAGGAAAGTTTAGAGAAATACAAATCAAaagtaatatttgtatataaactatataaaatttttgtaattaaaggGAATTTTTGCGTTTGGGTGATCCATTATGCTGTATTTCACTTGATGATATTGAACTAAATAAACCTCGAGGCGGACCCGTGCCGTTAACGCGTATTAAAACTTTAGTATCCATGACAACACCAAAGGATTTTCGAGCACACGGTTCTTGTACTTTACCGCCTTTCGTAGAACTGGATATGAGTGCTGAAGGATTTGCATGTCTATATTTACCTAGTGTTGCACCACAAAGTACAACTCCACCTACAGTGGTAGCTGCTGATAGTAGCGTACTTGGTGGAATTGGTTCTGGTAAGTCTTAAATATCTTTAAGATGCAAGTATTAAAGAATACatattcttaatttataaaagatttgCGTTTCCATccaatgttaattttttaggTGATAGGTTATTTCCCCCACAAACTGGTTTGACTTATAGCACATGGATATGTGTTGACAAATTTAGTGATCCTAGAACTGATCCTCACTGCGTGCGACTACTAACATTAGTTCGTATTCCGCAATCAACAAGGGATTTGATTTGTTTAACTGCAGTGCTTAGTGCAAGAGATAAAGCTATTATTGTATCTACACAAGAAACACCGTTACCGCAAAGTaagttttattaatcttttatttctccttATCCTTATCCTTAAATTCTTATCTTTACTTACTTCTAATCTTTTCTACAACATAAACTTTatctacaaattaaataaaaatttcagatGTAAGTGAATGGGAGCCAGAAGGAACTGGTGAATGTGGTGCAAGAGTCTGGTGTCCAGACTTGCTTCATGAAGGTCAATGGCATCATATAGCTATTGTATTAAATCGtgctgttttaaaaaattcaagttTCTCGTTATATTTGGATGGTCAACATATTCATAGTCAAAAGCTTCATTATATTACACAAGTTCCTGGAGGAGGAGCAGCAAATTTGACAGTAGCATCTCCAGTATATGGGTATATAGGTACACCACCTTGTTGGCGACGGTATTCTAGACTAACATGGAAACAAGGACCATGTCACTTAATAGAAGAAGTATTTAACTCTCAAAACATAacaacattatttaaattaggCCCACATTATATGGGAAGTTTGCAAGCTCCACAGTTGTCaggtattaatataaattttatataagtccatacatttatttttatttaattaaaaaacttaattttttatacaggACAAGAGCCTTTAATGCCTCTTGTTGCAGAAGAAAAAGTTGTATTTGGATTAAATGCTAAAGCAATGTCCCAATTAACATTAGCTAAAATTAGGAAAGTCTATAGTCGGACTGATAACAAATCAATTGCTAAACAGGTATATACAACCATTTCCATTTATAAACATATCTTCtgtatgtattaattaaatattgttattatttggCAGCTTGGTATGTCATCGCACGAAAATGCCACTCCTATTAGAGTTCTTCATAATTCAGCAGGACATCTAAGTGGACCAGCACGAGCACTTGGTGGTGTAGTCGTTGGATATCTCGGTGTTCGAGTCTTTAGCCCCCGACCTGTAGCTACAATGATTGATAATGTAGGAGGATGTTCAGTGTTGTTAGGTAAAACTTTTTACCAATTtgtactttaaaatatatttaagtatttatttaaacaaaaatttaaaagataatcaTTCGTTTTAATAGGTTTAATAGCTATGGCACAAGATGTAGAATCTTTATACGCTGCTGTTAAAGCTTTAGTGTGTGTTGTGAGATCCAACCAAGTTGCCCAACAAGAAATGGATCGCAGAAGGGGATATCAAACATTAGCAATGTTACTAAGAAGGAAATGTCCTCTTTTAAATAGTCATATTTTACATCTTACATTCAGTCTTGTTGGTACAGTAGACAGTGGTAGAGAAACTAGTGCAATACCTAATGTTATGGCATTTCAAGATCTTCTATGTGATTTGCAAgtatgatttctttttattgttgATAGATAATTTATCCTTAGAGCAAACATTATGAAGATATTGAAACATTATACTTTTAGATTTGGCATGAAGCACCTGGTGAACTTTTAAGATCACTTCTAGAAcatttatatgaattaatagcAGAATCAAGTgagaaaagaacaaatttaCGTTTAATGAGAGATTTGCAATTAGTACACAAATTGCTACATATTTTAAGTGATGTAAAACAAAGTAGTACGAGGCAAATTTTGCTTGCATTACTAAGTATTCTATTAAGTCAACCAAGACAAGCTGATTTACTTTGGTAATTTAACATactctaaaaaatataattatattgtatgtgtatatcgataatatcttttataggTTTGGGCAATTTATTGTTGCTACATTGCCTCAAAGTTCAGAAAAGCATTTAATTCTTCGAGAAAGCGAAGGAAATAAAGAAGGAGAAGGGGAACACATACTCTTACGAAATCGTTGTTTGCAGCTTTTACACTCTCTGTTATTTAATGGCCCCAAAGTGAATGTAAAGTAAGTGAAACGAAGAAGGTAGATATGTAAACAAATTCACTATAGTTTCTGTATTAACTTAATAATGTGTTGTAGTATGTGTGAGGAATTAGCTAAAGTATTAGGTTTAGATTGGATATTACTATTTCTTCAGTCTGGCCTTCATAGTACCACCGTAATATGGGGGTTACGAATTTTAGTAGCCATTTGTTCTGTACAatcaatattacaaaaatttaaagaaggaaCTAGTAATGGTGGTTGGTTACGCCATACGGATCATAATAAAATGGTATTAGCACTTGGTATGTGTATAAAAGTTATTAAGCTTTAAATAGTTGTATTTCATACTTttgtgttatatcttatttctatatttctaggTTGTCATCAGCAAATAACTGGTGGTGAAACTAAACCATCTGGCCTTCATGTACCAGGATTTCAACATTTAGGATGGCTATTACCGCAGCATGTAGATCTTGTTCCagaattgtattttctttttattgccCTCATGATGGGACAACCCGTAAAATTATTACCTACTGATTCCAAAGTTATTTTAAAAGTTCAGTAACATTTGCATACTTTTTATGTTTTACAGTATTTAAATCAAGcgtaaatataacaaatatttatgttttatgatAACAGCTCGATTTGGACAATGTATGGAACTTCTTGTTTGGTGTCCCTGCAAATCATACACTATCCTCTTTTGCTAGTAGAATCAATCTTTGTCCTGAGGCTGTGGTAACTTTATTAGCAATGGTACGAACAATgttgaataattattcaatcAAGTAagtttataattgaaatttatctctttttcaattaattactttataatatattaacgtgtataatttttatttaatagccCTGAATCTTTGCCTGATTGGTTAAGCGATTATCCAGTGACAATAATAcagttcctttttttcctttaccACAATTTCACTGATTTTATGCAAGTATTTATGTCTGCGGAAGTATTGGGTGCATTAGCTGGTACTTTGTTTCCAAAACCTGCAAGCTCTAGTCAAGATAGTAGTGGAGCTAGTACTCCAGCAGATGAGGTGAAACTTAAAGATTAATGATAATCTTtttaataggaaaaaaaatttacaataagattttattttagcaAGAACCAGTGTTAGTAAGATCTCCATCAAAGGATGTTGGCTTAACAAATCATCCAGCAAAGAAATTTGTTATGGATTTCATGCGAGTTATTGTAGTAGATTCCCTTTCTCTGCCTGTTAGTGCAAAATCTCCACCAGCAATTGATTTAGTTTTGGAAGCATGGCCAGAACATGCATCTACAGGGCAACAGACACGTTATCAAACAGAAATTCTATCTATTTTAATGGAGCATCTGTTAGCTGCAGACGTTCTAATTGGAGAACAAGCAGCATTACCTGTAGTTCCTGGTGGATCagttaataatataacaagtAATGTGTGTTACGTTGCAGCCAGAATAGTTGACAAATTGTGGCAAggtaaatttctaaattttcactttttatagCCAAATGCataatcgaatatttatcatttcgaATCGATTATTTGATAATGTACAGGTGCTTTGAcgaaagacccacatgaagtgtttgattttattgtaaaattaattggacAAGCAAAAAGACGACCAGGTGTCGTTAGTATGGAAGGACTTCATCATTGTTTAAAcagaacaattttatttttattgtcacGAGCAACAGATTCTATAGCCGATCAAATGGCTGTGTTAGAAGCGTTGCATAAACTTACCACCCACAGGtgagattaatattttttgaaataaaattttttgcaaattgtaaatgaaatctaatttaaatatattttttatagattgTTAGTTTTTGGCGCTGGTAATCATGAATTAGAATTTATTGGTTGTCTGACTTATTGTTTATTGCAACTAACAGCTGATATAAAGATTATGCTTgatacaaatacgaaaacaacaTGGCACGTTAATCCACAAGTTGAAGCCAGTGATGATAGATTAACATCTCATCAAGGTCATAATCTGATGGCTGTTGCAGCAACAAGAGTTTGGGAAGAGTTATATGTGTGTAAAAAGCCTGCTATAGaagaagtttttaaaattactctTCCAACACCTATAGGTAATGAACGGGCTCCCGAATTATCGGTAGTGAGAGATCAAGTACATGAAGCTGCAACTAAGCTTTGGTTGAATTATGTTGTTATGGAAAGAAAAGCTTCTTATAGAGTTCCTTGGGAACTTCATAATCAAATACAATCGGTAAATATTCGTTTACAGATTctagtaataatttatataaaatagaatgtgTAGAAAATCATATTGTGTTTAGAAAATCCAAAAAGTAACAGGAGGTTTAACAAGACTAGCAAGTAGAACAAAAGTTCGGAAAGAAGAATCTGTACGCGTAAGATTGAGATTACATCAGAACACTGTTGCACAATGGACAGAGCAACATATTGCATTAGTCCGTGAACTTGCTGCAGCGAAACGTTTGCAATATATACAAACTAATCAACATACCCAGCGATATGTATATCAAGTAAGgatatcattaaaaaaagaagaaaaagaaatgtcaataattgtattaataattttgcattaTACAGGAGTGGTTACAGACCGAGACTGAATTAACAAGAGAACGAGGTCTATGGGGACCGCCAACTCCTACTAGGCTCGACAAGTGGATGTTAGATATGACTGAAGGTCCATGcagaatgagaaagaaaatgatgaaaaatgAACTTTTTTACATACATTATCCCTACCGACCTGAATTAGAGCATCCTGATAATGTAAGTTAGCTTCactattaaaagaatattaattaatgatgaaaaataatttatttattttgatttttatagaaacaatTGAAGTACAAAGTTGCGACAAGCACTGATAGTAAAGAATACTATTTAAAGCAACTTGGTAATTCATCTGGTATGTTTGAACGTGAACGCGATCCTGTTATTGATGATACACCGTTAAATGTTAACGACGCCTCTACGGAAAGTGAACCCCCTATGGTACCATGTACATTAGAACGTCACGCTAGTGAACCTGATGAAGCACCAGAGGATAAtgaacaagaagaagaaaataatcagACTGTTCCAGACAATCAAACTTTGATACGACTATTAGAGGAACATGAAAAAgtttgtcttttttcttttgctacaaatataaataaataaataataatctatatatGTAGCATTTAAGcgctttttatatttccagaTAAGTCACATGTTCAGGTGTGCAAGGATTCAAGGTTTAGATACAACTGAAGGTTTGTTGTTGTTTGgaaaagaacatttttatgtaGTTGATGGATTCACACTGTTAAAGTCTAGAGAAATAAGAGATATCGAAAGTTTACCCGAAGCTTATGAGCCAATTTTACCATCGCCGGGATCTCCGAGAAGATCCAGAGCTATGAGGCAatgttcaaaatttaattatgagGATATCaggtaataaatttgtatacaaCGTGAAACTAGATTATTGTATCTAATTTTAACACGTCAACAACAGTGATCACGTTTTGTATGTTTTTCTATAGGGAAGTACATAAAAGAAGGTATTTGTTACAACCGATGGCATTAGAAGTATTTAGCGGAGAtggtagaaattatttattagcaTTTCCTCGTAAAGTAAGAAACAAAGTTTACCAAAGATTTATGACATTTGCAACAGCGATTGCTGATAGCGCGCAACAATCAGTTGCTGGTCAAAAGAGAACAGCAAATGTAGAACAAGCTACAGGTTTACTTTCGAATCTAATAGGTGAAACTTCTGTTACGCAACGATGGGTGGTTAGTATTTTAagtgatattaaatttatattgttcatattatagttatttatggaaatatttattttatagagaGGCGAAATATCCAACTTCCAGTATTTGATGCATCTTAATACTTTAGCTGGTCGTAGCTATAACGATTTAATGCAATATCCGATATTTCCCTGGATCTTGGCCGATTACGATAGTGAAGAATTAGATCTCACTGATCCTGCAACATTTAGAGATTTTAGTAAACCTATGGGTGCACAGAGCCCAGAACGGTTATTACAGTTTAAAAAGAGGTAATGTAActaaatgaattaatataagaaaaataatttaactgtTAATTCACATTTAAATCAGATATAAAGAATGGGATGATCCACATGGAGAAACACCTCCTTATCATTATGGGACTCATTATTCCTCTGCAATGATAGTTTGTTCATATCTAGTGAGGATGGAACCATTTACACAACATTTTCTTCGATTACAGGTCtatactaattaaaataaaaaggtcTAATTTATAGCACGGAATTAATTACTACTATAATACatgaattatgaaatttctagGGTGGACATTTCGATTTGGCAGATAGAATGTTTAATAGTATAAAGGAAGCATGGCTTTCAGCATCTAAACATAATATGGCTGATGTAAAAGAACTTATACcagaatttttttatcttccagAATTTCTTGTTAATTCAAATCATTTTGATCTAGGTAAATATTACGAGCTAGACATGGATATGTTATTAATAGAACTGTAAACATTAGCGCCATATATTATTTGTAGGTTCTAAACAGAGTGGTGTACAATTGGGAGATATTGTATTACCACCATGGGCAAAACAGGATCCTCGAGAATTTATACGCGTGCATAGACTCGCTCTAGAATGTGATTATGTATCGCAACATCTTCATCAATGGATCGACTTAATATTTGGTTGTAAACAAAACGGCCCTGCTGCGGTTGAAGCTGTTAATGTATTTCATCATTTATTCTATGAAGGCAATGTTGATATTTACAAGTAAGATTTTGTAGTACCTATTTTGCAGTACTTCTcctaattacattttatggTTTAACTTTTATAATTCCTATTGTATTCTTCTAGTATTGATGATCCTTTAAAGAAGAATGCCACTATtggatttattaataattttggcCAAATACCAAAACAGTTGTTTAAAAAACCGCATCCAGCTAAAAAAATGACCCAGAGAACTAGTGTTATTGATCCAGGACCTATTACTCCTGGCTTAAGCATTACTACATCTGACAAGTTATTCTTTCATAATCTTGATAATTTAAAGCCGTCACTTCAACCTATCAAAGgtttatatagttatataaagATCTAGTTATTGAATCATTGTGAATCATAATTagtaatttacttttttagaattaaaagGTCCAGTTGGACAAATACTTCATGTTGATAAAGCAGTGTTAGCTGTGGAACAAAATAAGACGCTTATTCCTCCAACATATAACAAATATGTAGCATGGGGTTTTGCAGATCATTCTCTCAGAATAGGAA
This Bombus pascuorum chromosome 1, iyBomPasc1.1, whole genome shotgun sequence DNA region includes the following protein-coding sequences:
- the LOC132904921 gene encoding WD repeat and FYVE domain-containing protein 3 isoform X2 encodes the protein MLLSALNLLAAGDTSVIQAMTTASVPSTLVKCLYLFFDLPEMIDDEADITDANSEYTSKQRRILLQKIFVQLLVRLCSHPYPAEELARKDDLTLLFSAITSWCPHYNVMWRKSAAEVLMTLSRHGLTQNVVSYIHNKGCIALCVDNMQRVPELAPLEVVEMFVTVFCFLKDSSEVSQTLLDDFRACQGYIFLSEFLLKHAPSRLEQDSRAEAQDAIRNLVLMLASLTMCGHTELKPSQASMGSLFQMLGFTLPQPSNRGGSVRNIQAFQVLQSVFVKSNSPLLCCTILDAISSVYHSDNANYFILEGQNTLSQFAEKIHLKNREIQEKLFQLLEFIVFQLNFVPCKELISLSILLKTNNSTSCSILCMETLLNILRHNNIFKDVYREVGMLEVFVTCLHRYATLLKDKQAAQDQGLEYQICQEDERLGALVMEALTTLLASNVQNANVFRECGGARCAHNLVPYMDCRYQALGIVRELILSAGGDDDMATLLGVMHSAPSNALVLKTHILKSLLACLRESHRTRTVFRKVGGFVYVMSVLVSLEGQLGIQRSESTEPCNDIIKRTPQEEAQLLTLLHVVFHTISTAMRFEPANAKFFHHEICQSSLCDTLRLLGCFSTRTKLTEIDIIPTTNYHNMLSALFTGSVLEPVFSDVIPKTLSYACLLLRLLYDVALDSFDKPNLAGLGMRSPNHKQNSVEQQRSFDSPGSGKKSGINSLNLSPPTPEPIVVHPGIVVGMLYLLPSISEPSNPQMALALQLYVAEIIKSLVRSERNQQIMCDAGMAGELLSIGRIALQDETHPLHQPLQYIIERLAAQSLEPRDLREFLRLGDPLCCISLDDIELNKPRGGPVPLTRIKTLVSMTTPKDFRAHGSCTLPPFVELDMSAEGFACLYLPSVAPQSTTPPTVVAADSSVLGGIGSGDRLFPPQTGLTYSTWICVDKFSDPRTDPHCVRLLTLVRIPQSTRDLICLTAVLSARDKAIIVSTQETPLPQNVSEWEPEGTGECGARVWCPDLLHEGQWHHIAIVLNRAVLKNSSFSLYLDGQHIHSQKLHYITQVPGGGAANLTVASPVYGYIGTPPCWRRYSRLTWKQGPCHLIEEVFNSQNITTLFKLGPHYMGSLQAPQLSGQEPLMPLVAEEKVVFGLNAKAMSQLTLAKIRKVYSRTDNKSIAKQLGMSSHENATPIRVLHNSAGHLSGPARALGGVVVGYLGVRVFSPRPVATMIDNVGGCSVLLGLIAMAQDVESLYAAVKALVCVVRSNQVAQQEMDRRRGYQTLAMLLRRKCPLLNSHILHLTFSLVGTVDSGRETSAIPNVMAFQDLLCDLQIWHEAPGELLRSLLEHLYELIAESSEKRTNLRLMRDLQLVHKLLHILSDVKQSSTRQILLALLSILLSQPRQADLLWFGQFIVATLPQSSEKHLILRESEGNKEGEGEHILLRNRCLQLLHSLLFNGPKVNVNMCEELAKVLGLDWILLFLQSGLHSTTVIWGLRILVAICSVQSILQKFKEGTSNGGWLRHTDHNKMVLALGCHQQITGGETKPSGLHVPGFQHLGWLLPQHVDLVPELYFLFIALMMGQPVKLLPTDSKVILKLDLDNVWNFLFGVPANHTLSSFASRINLCPEAVVTLLAMVRTMLNNYSINPESLPDWLSDYPVTIIQFLFFLYHNFTDFMQVFMSAEVLGALAGTLFPKPASSSQDSSGASTPADEQEPVLVRSPSKDVGLTNHPAKKFVMDFMRVIVVDSLSLPVSAKSPPAIDLVLEAWPEHASTGQQTRYQTEILSILMEHLLAADVLIGEQAALPVVPGGSVNNITSNVCYVAARIVDKLWQGALTKDPHEVFDFIVKLIGQAKRRPGVVSMEGLHHCLNRTILFLLSRATDSIADQMAVLEALHKLTTHRLLVFGAGNHELEFIGCLTYCLLQLTADIKIMLDTNTKTTWHVNPQVEASDDRLTSHQGHNLMAVAATRVWEELYVCKKPAIEEVFKITLPTPIGNERAPELSVVRDQVHEAATKLWLNYVVMERKASYRVPWELHNQIQSKIQKVTGGLTRLASRTKVRKEESVRVRLRLHQNTVAQWTEQHIALVRELAAAKRLQYIQTNQHTQRYVYQEWLQTETELTRERGLWGPPTPTRLDKWMLDMTEGPCRMRKKMMKNELFYIHYPYRPELEHPDNKQLKYKVATSTDSKEYYLKQLGNSSGMFERERDPVIDDTPLNVNDASTESEPPMVPCTLERHASEPDEAPEDNEQEEENNQTVPDNQTLIRLLEEHEKISHMFRCARIQGLDTTEGLLLFGKEHFYVVDGFTLLKSREIRDIESLPEAYEPILPSPGSPRRSRAMRQCSKFNYEDIREVHKRRYLLQPMALEVFSGDGRNYLLAFPRKVRNKVYQRFMTFATAIADSAQQSVAGQKRTANVEQATGLLSNLIGETSVTQRWVRGEISNFQYLMHLNTLAGRSYNDLMQYPIFPWILADYDSEELDLTDPATFRDFSKPMGAQSPERLLQFKKRYKEWDDPHGETPPYHYGTHYSSAMIVCSYLVRMEPFTQHFLRLQGGHFDLADRMFNSIKEAWLSASKHNMADVKELIPEFFYLPEFLVNSNHFDLGSKQSGVQLGDIVLPPWAKQDPREFIRVHRLALECDYVSQHLHQWIDLIFGCKQNGPAAVEAVNVFHHLFYEGNVDIYNIDDPLKKNATIGFINNFGQIPKQLFKKPHPAKKMTQRTSVIDPGPITPGLSITTSDKLFFHNLDNLKPSLQPIKELKGPVGQILHVDKAVLAVEQNKTLIPPTYNKYVAWGFADHSLRIGNYDSDKAIFVCEAMIQSGGEIVACVCPSSKLIVTAGTSSVVTVWEYTKRQLSIKQCLYGHTDAVTCLSSSPAYNVIVSGSRDGTAIIWDLSRCLFVRQLRGHAGPVAAVAINELTGDIATCAATWLHVWSINGEELASVNTCVGRADRMQQILCVAFSQTHEWDSQNVIMTGSTDGVARMWSMDYVQVPAEEEKLEEITTTKEKHMKSNKNESQNENTKKRVHELVKQMSISAEGSSLLAKSGSESSLSEPENAKEASRLHEEKEECSDNESSNGSSNKPSPQNNTPTIVLRRKSRGNPMFRKSEGGGRADSEGTQTSESSNNPGDSEGALRASKSDTSLTDSFVMVTEADTKPKKINPQNILRDGFKWQRQLVFRSKLTMHTAYDRKDNAEPASITALAVSRDHRTVYVGDTRGRVFSWSVCEQPGRTVADHWLKDEGADSCVGCGVRFNLYERRHHCRNCGQVFCSKCSRFESKISRLGILKPVRVCQGCYSSLRSQHSAESSI